A region from the Flavobacteriales bacterium genome encodes:
- a CDS encoding heavy metal translocating P-type ATPase, with amino-acid sequence MARTLTTVNCYHCGDPCAEEHRAHDGHDFCCNGCEVVYDLLKESGLGDYYTLGERPGVKQRTTMDEPRSELFDVEEVRQRTVEFSEGGITRVRLHVPQMHCSSCIWLLENLDKLEPAVMRSRVAFADKEISITFREEKLALGGLVKLLRRIGYGPQLTASNVRAAGIPRMLYIRLGVAAFVFGNTMLFSFPEYLGADGEAGLKTGFQWLTVLFSFPVVLFLSTDFFRSAWAGLRSRTVNIDQPIALGIVALWTRSLWDVLMGIGPGYFDSLAGLLFFLLIGRWYQAYTYRALRFDRTLEDFLPLVVLRKKGATEEPTKVADLVPGDTIIIRDQEIVPVDGLLRHGAAHIDNSFITGEPLPVRKSVGDTIRAGGRQRGAAIELEVMRTFADSRLKRLWAEQSSGQPKPAMPRLIDGVARRFTVAVLLISLGAGLYWWGADSAQVWPIVTAVLIVACPCALALSMPFAYGHTIRLLGKRGLFLRDAEVVERMAHVDTVVFDKTGTLTAREAHDVHWTGRQPSPFVSASVLALARNSTHPLSTVVAEDLRKKMPNAEGTHLVENVEEIPGQGIAGEVDGVPVRIGSAAFCAGKEEPRGDGEAHVHVAVGAVHLGHFGIRKRARHGIAEAVTELRRTRNIGLFTGDAQVDAALRHAFRGSMVRTRCSPADKAQGVRELQAKRHRVLMVGDGLNDAGALAQSDVGITVTESSAALTPASDAIMDAEAVARLPYFLKLARRARRIVVASLFISLCYNVVGVSFAVSGHLTPLVAAVLMPLSSVTVVGFVTLAIGIAARTGNTPQNR; translated from the coding sequence ATGGCCCGAACGCTGACCACGGTCAACTGTTATCACTGCGGTGATCCTTGCGCGGAAGAGCACCGAGCGCACGACGGCCACGACTTCTGCTGCAACGGATGCGAGGTGGTGTACGACCTCCTGAAGGAAAGCGGACTAGGTGACTACTACACCCTGGGGGAACGGCCCGGCGTCAAGCAGCGCACCACGATGGATGAACCGCGCTCCGAGCTCTTCGATGTGGAGGAGGTGCGGCAACGGACCGTTGAATTCAGTGAAGGGGGCATCACGCGCGTGCGTCTGCATGTGCCGCAGATGCACTGCAGTTCGTGCATCTGGCTGCTGGAGAACCTCGACAAGCTGGAGCCCGCGGTGATGCGATCACGGGTCGCCTTCGCGGACAAGGAGATCAGCATCACGTTCCGCGAAGAGAAGTTGGCGCTGGGAGGGCTGGTGAAGCTGCTGCGGCGCATCGGCTACGGGCCGCAACTGACGGCCTCCAACGTGCGCGCTGCCGGTATCCCCCGGATGCTGTACATCAGGCTGGGCGTGGCGGCGTTCGTGTTCGGCAACACCATGCTGTTCAGCTTCCCCGAGTACCTGGGCGCCGATGGCGAAGCGGGTTTGAAAACCGGCTTCCAATGGCTCACGGTGCTTTTCTCGTTCCCCGTGGTGCTTTTCCTCAGCACGGATTTTTTCCGCAGTGCCTGGGCGGGCCTTCGATCACGCACCGTGAACATCGACCAGCCCATAGCACTGGGAATAGTCGCGCTGTGGACCCGCAGTCTCTGGGACGTCCTCATGGGCATCGGCCCGGGCTACTTCGATTCCTTGGCCGGGCTGCTGTTCTTCCTGCTTATCGGACGTTGGTACCAAGCCTACACCTACCGGGCCTTGCGGTTCGACCGGACGCTGGAGGACTTCCTTCCGCTGGTGGTGCTGCGTAAAAAGGGAGCAACCGAGGAACCCACGAAGGTGGCGGATCTGGTACCCGGTGATACGATCATCATCCGCGACCAGGAGATCGTTCCGGTGGATGGCCTGCTCCGCCATGGCGCCGCGCACATCGACAACAGCTTCATCACGGGCGAACCGCTTCCGGTGCGCAAGTCCGTGGGCGACACGATCAGGGCCGGTGGAAGGCAGCGCGGCGCGGCCATTGAGCTTGAAGTGATGCGCACCTTCGCCGATAGCCGGCTGAAGCGCTTGTGGGCCGAGCAGAGCAGCGGGCAGCCCAAGCCGGCCATGCCGCGCCTGATCGATGGTGTTGCACGGCGTTTCACGGTCGCCGTGCTGCTCATATCGCTGGGGGCCGGGCTCTACTGGTGGGGCGCCGACAGCGCACAGGTGTGGCCGATCGTTACGGCTGTCCTCATCGTTGCATGCCCGTGCGCTTTGGCCCTGAGCATGCCCTTCGCGTATGGGCATACCATCCGGCTGCTGGGCAAGCGCGGGCTCTTCCTCCGAGATGCTGAAGTGGTGGAGCGCATGGCGCATGTTGATACGGTGGTGTTCGACAAGACCGGCACGCTTACCGCCCGCGAAGCGCACGATGTGCACTGGACCGGTCGGCAACCGTCCCCCTTCGTGTCCGCGTCCGTTCTGGCGCTCGCGCGCAACAGCACGCACCCGTTGAGCACCGTGGTGGCGGAAGATCTGCGGAAGAAAATGCCCAATGCCGAGGGCACACACCTTGTGGAAAACGTGGAAGAGATCCCCGGGCAGGGCATTGCAGGAGAGGTGGACGGTGTGCCGGTGCGGATCGGTTCAGCAGCGTTCTGCGCCGGCAAGGAAGAGCCCCGTGGCGATGGCGAGGCGCATGTGCATGTGGCGGTAGGCGCGGTGCATCTAGGGCATTTCGGCATTCGCAAACGCGCGCGCCACGGCATCGCCGAAGCTGTGACCGAGCTGAGGCGCACCCGGAACATCGGGCTCTTCACCGGCGATGCACAAGTGGACGCTGCACTGCGCCATGCCTTCAGGGGCAGTATGGTGCGCACGCGATGCTCACCCGCGGACAAAGCGCAGGGCGTACGAGAACTCCAAGCCAAGCGGCATCGTGTGCTCATGGTGGGCGATGGGCTGAACGATGCTGGTGCCTTGGCCCAGAGCGATGTGGGCATCACCGTTACGGAAAGCAGCGCCGCCCTGACCCCGGCCAGCGACGCCATCATGGACGCCGAAGCCGTGGCCCGGCTCCCCTACTTCCTGAAGCTTGCCCGACGCGCGCGCAGGATCGTTGTCGCCAGCTTGTTCATCTCGTTGTGCTACAACGTGGTGGGCGTGTCGTTCGCCGTGAGCGGCCATCTGACGCCGTTGGTGGCTGCCGTGCTGATGCCGTTGAGCAGTGTAACCGTGGTGGGCTTCGTCACCTTGGCCATCGGTATCGCAGCCCGCACCGGTAACACGCCTCAGAACCGATAG
- a CDS encoding thiol-disulfide oxidoreductase DCC family protein produces the protein MNHPDRLLLFDGVCNLCNGAVQFIIERDKEARFRFASLQSKVGSEVLAANSLRTDEYASFIYLRNGRTFMRSDAALNMARDLGGAWKLAYGFIVVPRFIRDAVYNLVARNRYRWFGRKDECWLPTPELKARFVG, from the coding sequence ATGAACCACCCCGACCGCCTGCTGTTGTTCGATGGTGTTTGCAACCTGTGCAACGGAGCGGTGCAGTTCATCATTGAACGCGACAAGGAAGCGCGGTTCCGTTTCGCCTCGTTGCAAAGCAAGGTGGGCAGCGAGGTACTGGCCGCCAATAGTTTGCGCACGGACGAATACGCGAGCTTCATCTATCTGCGCAACGGGCGCACGTTCATGCGCAGCGATGCGGCGTTGAACATGGCGCGCGATCTGGGCGGTGCATGGAAGCTCGCCTACGGCTTCATCGTGGTTCCGCGGTTCATCCGCGATGCGGTGTACAACCTCGTGGCGCGCAACCGCTACCGGTGGTTCGGCCGCAAGGACGAGTGCTGGCTGCCGACGCCGGAACTGAAGGCCCGCTTCGTCGGTTGA
- a CDS encoding heme-binding domain-containing protein, which yields MRKKILFVLFGAFILAQFIQPDRSARPLDPAQDMLTVMQAPPNIQTLVRDACYDCHSHATTYPWYAYVTPVNFIVQNHVEEGREELNFSQWAKGGEEGDECAELVQKNEMPPGYYRFMHAHGRLSDAQRNQLVSWFTANMGGEGAGEEEEQEEH from the coding sequence ATGCGCAAGAAGATCCTGTTCGTCCTCTTCGGTGCGTTCATCCTAGCGCAGTTCATCCAGCCTGATCGTTCGGCCCGTCCGCTCGATCCCGCGCAGGACATGCTCACGGTAATGCAGGCGCCGCCCAACATCCAAACGCTGGTGCGCGATGCTTGCTACGATTGCCACAGCCACGCCACAACGTACCCGTGGTACGCCTACGTGACGCCGGTGAACTTCATCGTGCAGAACCATGTGGAGGAGGGCCGCGAGGAGCTCAACTTCAGCCAATGGGCCAAGGGCGGCGAGGAGGGCGATGAGTGCGCCGAACTGGTGCAGAAGAACGAGATGCCACCGGGCTACTACCGCTTCATGCACGCGCACGGTCGCCTGAGCGATGCGCAGCGCAACCAGCTGGTCAGTTGGTTCACCGCCAACATGGGTGGTGAGGGGGCAGGTGAAGAGGAGGAGCAGGAAGAGCACTGA
- a CDS encoding agmatinase family protein, with amino-acid sequence MSKASKIKSFDPNSPGDANAQLYGLPFTTDEADIVLVPVPWEVTTSYGGGTSRGPAAIFDASFQVDLHHPEFPDLWKRGIAMDEEPKALRDQSAALKKQAKKIIDLLVEGGSKHEEAKAAKAQKLINAECAVMNEWVEARTGQWLDEGKLVGLVGGDHSTPLGFFRALAKRHKRFGILHIDAHMDLRKAYEGFTFSHASIMYNALDLAPLKKIVQVGIRDLCAQENDVVKAQKGRVSVHRSADIRKKQFEGATWKKQCDRIIADLPDLVHISFDIDGLDPTLCPHTGTPVPGGLAFEEATYLLSQLARSGKRIIGFDLVEVSPGPKDEWDANVGARLLWHLCGVLANAR; translated from the coding sequence ATGTCAAAGGCTTCCAAGATCAAGTCCTTCGACCCGAACAGCCCGGGCGATGCCAACGCACAACTGTACGGACTGCCCTTCACCACGGATGAAGCGGACATTGTGCTGGTGCCCGTGCCGTGGGAAGTGACCACCAGCTACGGCGGTGGAACGAGCCGTGGGCCTGCCGCCATTTTCGATGCGAGCTTCCAGGTGGACCTTCATCATCCTGAGTTCCCCGACCTGTGGAAACGCGGCATTGCCATGGACGAGGAGCCCAAGGCCTTGCGCGATCAGAGCGCTGCGTTGAAGAAGCAAGCGAAGAAGATCATCGACCTGCTGGTGGAAGGCGGCAGCAAGCACGAGGAAGCGAAAGCCGCGAAGGCGCAGAAGCTCATCAACGCCGAATGCGCCGTGATGAACGAATGGGTGGAAGCGCGCACCGGGCAATGGCTCGATGAAGGCAAGCTCGTAGGGCTGGTCGGCGGCGATCACAGCACACCGCTCGGTTTCTTCCGCGCCCTGGCCAAGCGGCACAAGCGATTCGGCATCCTGCACATCGATGCGCACATGGACCTGCGCAAGGCCTACGAAGGGTTCACCTTCAGCCATGCCAGCATCATGTACAACGCATTGGACCTGGCCCCGCTGAAGAAGATCGTGCAGGTGGGCATCCGCGATCTCTGCGCGCAGGAGAACGACGTGGTGAAGGCACAAAAAGGCCGTGTGAGCGTGCACCGCAGCGCCGACATCCGCAAGAAGCAGTTCGAAGGTGCGACGTGGAAAAAGCAATGCGATCGCATCATCGCCGATCTGCCGGACCTGGTGCACATCAGCTTCGACATCGATGGGCTCGACCCGACCCTTTGCCCTCACACCGGGACTCCCGTACCCGGCGGCCTAGCGTTCGAGGAGGCCACCTATCTCCTTTCGCAACTCGCGCGCAGCGGCAAGCGTATCATCGGTTTCGACCTGGTGGAGGTTTCGCCCGGCCCCAAGGACGAATGGGACGCGAACGTTGGAGCCCGGCTGCTTTGGCATCTTTGCGGGGTGCTGGCCAACGCACGCTGA
- a CDS encoding YHYH protein yields MRILAIAFLASPLIVAAQLNPAITAWVINPGNETGYNNILSNVMEVAYNTTDAYIGCTGIPGYNIGPWTGNPNTAGDQDWEFKFTLAPQQNSGAPVNTPLGHIGVWVNGVTIFNPRDAMSYNMQNIWRQNAFYFEGSSFDNCLGHPNQQSEYHTHINPTCLYDDSDSTVHSPIIGYAFDGFPIYGAYGHANTNGTGSITRMRSSYRTRTITDRTTLPDGTVLSVNQYGPAISANFPLGAYIEDFELVPGLGDLDEHNGRFCVTPDYPNGIYAYFVTLDAGLQPVYPYVLGPTYYGTVQAGNTGPGSGHNTVPSGVLIYNPFSTVEETRATQVVLWPNPTSGQLKLSGVSAGTSLRILDVGGMEVISATVDASSVLSLGQLPVGTYTMLLKGSAHRVVLVR; encoded by the coding sequence ATGCGCATCCTTGCAATCGCCTTTCTTGCATCGCCCCTGATCGTAGCCGCCCAGCTGAACCCGGCCATCACGGCATGGGTGATCAATCCCGGCAATGAGACCGGTTACAACAACATCCTGAGCAATGTGATGGAGGTGGCGTACAACACCACTGACGCATACATCGGCTGTACCGGGATCCCGGGCTACAACATCGGTCCATGGACGGGAAATCCCAACACGGCCGGTGACCAGGATTGGGAGTTCAAGTTCACCCTTGCGCCACAGCAGAACTCCGGTGCCCCGGTCAATACGCCCTTGGGCCATATCGGTGTGTGGGTGAACGGTGTCACCATCTTCAATCCGCGCGATGCCATGAGCTACAACATGCAGAACATCTGGCGGCAGAACGCTTTCTACTTCGAGGGCAGCAGCTTCGATAATTGCCTGGGCCATCCGAACCAGCAGAGCGAGTACCACACGCACATCAATCCGACTTGTCTTTACGACGACTCGGACAGCACTGTGCACTCACCCATCATCGGGTATGCCTTCGACGGTTTCCCTATCTATGGTGCCTATGGCCATGCGAACACGAACGGTACGGGAAGCATCACGCGCATGCGCAGCAGCTACCGCACGCGGACGATCACCGATCGCACCACGCTCCCGGACGGTACCGTCCTCAGCGTGAACCAATACGGCCCGGCCATCAGTGCCAACTTCCCGCTCGGTGCGTACATCGAGGATTTCGAGCTTGTGCCCGGGCTCGGTGACCTGGATGAGCACAATGGGCGCTTCTGCGTTACACCGGATTACCCCAATGGGATCTACGCCTATTTCGTCACCTTGGATGCAGGCCTTCAACCGGTGTATCCCTATGTGCTCGGACCGACCTACTACGGCACAGTGCAAGCCGGCAACACCGGACCCGGGAGCGGGCACAACACCGTGCCCTCCGGCGTGCTCATCTACAACCCGTTCAGCACGGTGGAAGAGACCAGGGCCACGCAGGTGGTTCTCTGGCCCAATCCGACCAGCGGGCAATTGAAGTTGAGCGGTGTGAGCGCTGGTACGTCACTGAGGATATTGGATGTCGGAGGGATGGAGGTGATATCGGCCACCGTCGATGCGAGCTCGGTCCTCAGTTTGGGCCAACTACCTGTTGGCACCTATACCATGCTTCTGAAAGGATCGGCCCATAGAGTGGTGCTCGTCCGCTGA
- a CDS encoding YggU family protein, with the protein MPVWLEEKTGHLVLTLHVQPGARRTEVVGTHGQALKIKLAAPPVDGKANDELLRYLAAAFGVPLRNVALLSGATGRSKRVRVELPRHRPDKDWG; encoded by the coding sequence ATGCCCGTTTGGTTGGAAGAAAAGACCGGACACCTTGTACTGACCTTGCACGTGCAGCCCGGAGCGCGACGCACCGAGGTAGTGGGCACACATGGGCAAGCCTTGAAGATCAAGCTGGCAGCGCCACCCGTGGACGGAAAAGCGAACGACGAACTGCTGCGCTACCTCGCCGCGGCCTTCGGTGTGCCTCTGCGGAACGTTGCGCTGCTCAGCGGAGCGACCGGTCGCAGCAAACGGGTGCGCGTTGAACTACCAAGGCACCGCCCGGACAAGGACTGGGGATGA
- a CDS encoding glycosyltransferase family 4 protein, translating to MNAREFIVFAIGDPAKASTWSNVPYFLSKTLEEKGHVLHRADLAPNRPMQVAYDALIGALRKTGITRTRHYFFRSSFNAWLTQRRIERVLRAHPKALPIFTTFSFGRNRQRRPYVQFCDMTFERHLRYFEKRGPNAMEERTIARERKHIGGAALLVSLFPEQAEELKAQHGDRVRYYGNVVNTDIAAPDAQRLLHRDLSRPEVLFIGGSKYKPGLLKLLDVLETMNASRALPIQLHAVGIPRHELLRAIPSWATVHGYLDKSDPEDAARYTGLLERCCLFINPMPLWGSFSASCEAMHMHMPVIVSAYPEFTSTFGKEPGVGILLRTEEDAELSGAINNLLENPAEWRASARAAHETVNPFTWTNYVDRLLNDIGLLQPTGPTS from the coding sequence ATGAACGCGCGCGAATTCATCGTCTTCGCCATCGGCGATCCGGCCAAGGCCAGTACTTGGAGCAATGTCCCCTACTTCCTGAGCAAGACCCTGGAGGAGAAAGGCCATGTGCTGCACCGGGCGGACCTCGCGCCCAATCGTCCGATGCAGGTGGCCTACGACGCGCTCATCGGGGCCCTGCGCAAAACGGGCATCACGCGCACCCGGCACTACTTCTTCCGCAGCAGCTTCAATGCATGGCTCACGCAGCGCCGCATCGAGCGCGTGCTACGAGCACACCCGAAAGCGCTGCCCATCTTCACAACGTTCTCCTTCGGCCGCAACAGGCAACGCAGGCCTTACGTGCAGTTCTGCGACATGACCTTCGAGCGGCACCTGCGCTACTTCGAGAAGCGCGGTCCGAATGCCATGGAAGAGCGCACCATCGCGCGCGAGCGGAAGCACATCGGTGGCGCGGCGTTGCTCGTTTCGCTCTTTCCTGAGCAGGCAGAGGAATTGAAAGCACAGCACGGCGACCGCGTGCGCTATTACGGCAACGTGGTGAACACTGACATCGCTGCACCGGACGCCCAGCGACTGCTGCACCGCGACCTATCGCGGCCGGAGGTGCTCTTCATCGGTGGTAGCAAGTACAAGCCCGGGTTGCTGAAGCTGCTGGATGTGCTGGAGACCATGAACGCCTCGCGTGCCTTGCCGATCCAACTGCACGCCGTGGGCATCCCGCGCCACGAATTGCTGCGCGCCATCCCGTCGTGGGCCACGGTGCACGGTTACCTCGATAAGTCGGACCCGGAAGATGCCGCGCGGTACACCGGGTTGCTTGAACGCTGCTGCCTCTTCATCAATCCCATGCCACTGTGGGGGAGCTTCAGCGCCAGTTGCGAGGCCATGCACATGCACATGCCGGTCATAGTGAGCGCCTATCCGGAGTTCACCAGCACGTTCGGAAAGGAGCCGGGTGTTGGCATCCTTCTCCGAACGGAAGAGGATGCCGAACTGTCCGGAGCCATCAACAACCTGCTCGAGAACCCGGCGGAATGGCGGGCTTCAGCAAGGGCGGCCCACGAAACCGTGAACCCCTTCACATGGACCAACTACGTGGACCGGCTGCTCAACGACATTGGCCTTCTTCAGCCGACGGGGCCGACTTCCTGA
- a CDS encoding lamin tail domain-containing protein yields the protein MSTLRLKNRLQLSVGLLLASVALNAQTVFINEIHYDNTGADVGEGVEVAGPAGTDLTGWVLQPYNGSGGATYTPLANLTGTIPDLGGGYGTLFFAISGLQNGAPDGIALVNAVPALVQFLSYEGSFLATNGAASGQNSTDILGIENGSNAVGTSLQLQGTGTVYTDFSWTLAPIASTYNLVNTGQTFGGGGGGDPVVGFAAPTGSTTEGGSASIGVTMDIAPASNVTVTINDDLSGTATDGVDYTTFTDVVLTFTPTDTYPFTQNVALTTTGDVDYEANETVVLNCNVTSGTADLGISQHTHSILNDDLPQLVINEIDYDQSGTDALEFIELKNTGAAAIDLLGLKVELVNGSNNSVYSTFTLPSALVAAGDYFVICATGSAVPNCDFQSGAATNLIQNGAPDGVRLATTGNIVIDQMSYEGSMSTTEGTAPVDIDSGNDPQQGLSRLPDGQDTDDNSADFSLRCTSPGESNFSTTQFCLCEPPSFTAFPSCIDGSTWNIVVNVSSTGSGATVDITNSLTGASALGVGTGTHVIGPFNNFDIVDLLVAHETFSDCDETLAGITEDCTPPPPCFDNECELTILTDNFPNEITWSISVAGGGPVVCSGGPYFLDFNTEVELCCLPDGCYDLAFNDGFGDGITDPVGAITLRDQFGNRIIDSDATYTSLGQANQPFCLPLGTDKLTIATCDREDLSPTSVIVASPNPAVSAEFGIGNQADDGYQFLILDPDGGYSRSIYKSHANPGSPGGPAGPTACAHLKLSSIVTLPVPTDRLLNVRVRSRVNGVYGAYGPACRMKVLSTPIACPTAQLDNNPLHIGTTYSCGVTGKVVGASGNAGKIWAEPLAGANRYRFEFSYPAESYTRTITLNTYVLPLNAWQTNPLLCGTVEYNVRVQASFDGGATFCPYGTACTVEITNDAPNPCTGAPEFAAGSLNITPVEAGQMTMYPNPVVSGRITLQLTQLPATIASVQFDMVDLFGKQVQTHTIATGGADEISTVVELPSTMATGVYLVTVTVGDTRYVERLVVE from the coding sequence ATGTCGACATTACGCTTGAAGAACAGGCTCCAACTTTCCGTTGGCCTCCTGCTGGCTTCGGTCGCGCTGAACGCGCAGACGGTATTCATCAACGAGATCCACTACGACAATACCGGAGCCGATGTTGGTGAAGGGGTCGAGGTGGCCGGACCTGCCGGTACCGATCTCACGGGCTGGGTCCTTCAACCTTACAATGGAAGCGGCGGCGCCACTTACACTCCCTTGGCCAACCTCACAGGGACCATCCCGGACCTTGGGGGTGGCTATGGCACTTTGTTCTTCGCCATCAGCGGATTGCAGAACGGTGCACCGGACGGCATCGCACTGGTCAACGCGGTGCCCGCTCTTGTTCAATTCCTGAGCTACGAAGGCAGCTTCCTCGCCACCAACGGCGCTGCTTCCGGTCAAAACAGCACCGATATCCTCGGTATTGAGAACGGCAGCAACGCTGTGGGGACCTCGTTGCAGCTGCAAGGCACCGGGACGGTTTACACGGATTTCTCATGGACGCTTGCACCGATCGCCAGCACGTACAACCTGGTGAACACCGGACAGACCTTTGGCGGAGGAGGCGGAGGTGATCCCGTGGTCGGGTTCGCCGCACCAACGGGTAGCACCACGGAAGGCGGAAGCGCTTCCATCGGTGTTACGATGGACATTGCACCAGCATCCAATGTAACGGTCACCATCAACGACGACCTGAGCGGCACGGCCACGGACGGTGTGGACTACACCACCTTCACGGATGTGGTGCTCACCTTCACCCCCACCGACACGTATCCTTTCACGCAGAACGTGGCCCTGACCACGACCGGTGATGTTGACTATGAAGCGAATGAGACCGTGGTGCTGAACTGCAACGTCACCTCGGGCACGGCGGACCTGGGCATCAGCCAGCACACGCACAGCATTCTTAATGACGATCTGCCGCAGTTGGTCATCAACGAGATCGACTACGACCAGTCGGGCACGGATGCGCTGGAGTTCATTGAACTGAAGAACACCGGCGCCGCGGCGATCGACCTCCTCGGATTGAAGGTGGAACTGGTGAACGGCAGCAACAACTCTGTTTACTCCACCTTCACCCTGCCCAGTGCCTTGGTGGCCGCTGGCGACTATTTCGTGATCTGTGCCACCGGCAGCGCTGTTCCGAACTGCGACTTCCAAAGCGGTGCGGCCACCAACCTGATCCAGAACGGTGCGCCTGATGGAGTGCGCTTGGCCACCACGGGCAACATCGTCATCGACCAGATGAGCTACGAGGGGAGCATGAGCACCACGGAAGGAACAGCCCCGGTGGACATCGACAGCGGCAACGATCCGCAACAAGGCTTGAGCCGTCTGCCGGATGGCCAGGACACGGATGACAACAGTGCTGACTTCAGCCTGCGCTGCACCAGCCCCGGCGAGAGCAATTTCAGCACAACGCAGTTCTGCCTGTGCGAGCCCCCGAGCTTCACGGCCTTCCCCAGCTGCATCGATGGTAGCACATGGAACATCGTGGTGAACGTGAGCAGCACCGGCAGCGGCGCCACGGTCGATATCACCAACAGCCTCACGGGCGCGAGTGCGTTGGGCGTTGGTACCGGCACCCACGTGATCGGACCCTTCAACAACTTCGATATTGTTGATCTACTGGTCGCCCACGAGACGTTCAGCGATTGCGATGAAACGCTCGCCGGCATCACCGAGGATTGCACCCCGCCCCCACCGTGCTTCGACAATGAGTGCGAGCTTACCATCCTCACGGACAACTTCCCCAACGAGATCACTTGGAGCATCAGCGTGGCCGGTGGCGGTCCCGTGGTGTGCAGCGGCGGTCCGTACTTCCTCGACTTCAATACCGAGGTGGAACTGTGCTGCTTGCCTGACGGCTGTTACGACCTGGCCTTCAACGACGGTTTCGGCGATGGCATTACCGATCCCGTTGGTGCCATCACGCTGCGCGACCAGTTCGGCAACCGCATCATTGACAGCGATGCCACGTACACCAGCCTCGGCCAAGCCAACCAGCCGTTCTGCCTGCCGCTGGGTACCGACAAGCTCACCATTGCAACGTGCGACCGTGAAGACCTGTCGCCCACCAGCGTGATCGTGGCCAGTCCGAACCCCGCCGTGAGCGCGGAGTTCGGCATCGGCAACCAAGCCGATGACGGGTACCAGTTCCTGATCCTTGACCCGGACGGTGGCTACAGCCGCTCCATCTACAAGAGCCACGCGAACCCCGGCAGTCCCGGCGGACCTGCTGGTCCCACCGCCTGTGCCCACCTGAAGTTGAGCAGTATCGTAACGCTGCCCGTGCCCACCGACCGCCTGTTGAACGTGCGCGTGCGCAGCCGGGTGAACGGTGTTTACGGCGCCTACGGTCCGGCCTGCCGCATGAAGGTGCTCAGCACGCCCATCGCATGCCCCACCGCGCAACTGGACAACAACCCACTGCACATCGGAACCACCTACAGTTGTGGTGTCACCGGCAAAGTGGTGGGTGCCAGCGGCAATGCCGGGAAGATCTGGGCGGAACCTTTGGCCGGAGCGAACCGCTACCGTTTCGAGTTCAGCTACCCTGCGGAGAGCTACACGCGCACCATCACGCTGAACACCTACGTGCTTCCGCTGAACGCTTGGCAGACGAACCCGCTGTTGTGCGGCACGGTGGAATACAATGTGCGTGTGCAGGCCAGCTTCGATGGTGGCGCCACCTTCTGCCCGTACGGCACTGCATGCACCGTGGAGATCACGAACGATGCTCCGAACCCTTGCACGGGTGCACCTGAATTCGCTGCCGGAAGCTTGAACATCACCCCGGTTGAAGCTGGACAGATGACCATGTACCCGAACCCGGTGGTAAGCGGACGGATCACCTTGCAACTCACGCAACTACCTGCGACGATCGCCAGTGTTCAATTCGATATGGTGGACCTCTTCGGCAAGCAAGTGCAGACCCATACCATCGCCACCGGCGGTGCGGATGAGATAAGCACCGTTGTCGAATTGCCCAGCACCATGGCCACGGGTGTTTACCTGGTCACTGTCACCGTTGGCGACACGCGGTACGTGGAACGATTGGTGGTGGAGTAA